AACTGCCCACTGCTCTTACTCTTCGCGAGGGTCTCACTAACGGTAACAACCCCTGCTCTGCTCTTAAGAGGAATCTGACTTACAGTGTTGACCTAAAAATTAACGTTTTCAGATTTATTATTAACATGTGGTTTGTATTGCGGATGGCGAGGCCACGAAGACTCTAAGGGCGCGAAGGTACGCGAAGTAGTTAGTCTTGGGAAGATTGATTTATTACAACATGATAATTGTGATTTGCAAAAAAATTATGGTAGTAAAAAAGATGGGATTAACTAGGAGTCAAGTTTCATTAGTCAATAGACATTAGTCAGGAACTTAAACATTCGGTTATCGAAGAGCATTCTCAGTACTCACTACTCACTCAATGTCTAAATCCTCAGGCAAATACAAAGCCGGATTCACGAATCACACCTCACGATCAACCTACCTGCAAAATCAACCCCTTCAAATAATTCGTCTCCTCCACACCCCAAACTATCGGATGATCCTTCGACTGGGTTAAAAACTGCACTTCGCGAATTGTTTTTTTTGCATCTTTTGCGGCGGAAGAAACAACATCGTAAAATAAATTCACATCCATAAAATGAGAACAACTAAAGGTGACCAAAAAACCTCCGGGTTTTAGCATTTTCATTCCGCGGAGATTAATTTCTTTGTATCCTTTTATTGCATTTTCAATCCCTTTTCTGTTTTTAGTAAATGCAGGAGGATCTAATATCACAACATCAAATAAACGATTTTCTTTTGCCCAGAGTGGTAAAATATCAAACGCATTTTCACAAATACATTCAATATTATCGTAATTATTTAAAATAGCGTTTCTTTTTGTTTGTTCAATGGCATCTGCTGAAATATCCAATGCTGTGACGTGTTTGGCACCAAAATGTGATGCAAATAAAGCGAAGGAACCTGTATACGTAAAACAGTCTAAAATAGTTGCGTTTTTAACTATATTTTTTATTGCTAAACGGTTCTCTTTTTGGTCGAGAAAGAACCCTGTTTTCTGCCCGTTTGCCAGATCCACGTGCATTTTGACACCATTTTCTTCGATCACAATGTTTGTGTCAAATTCTGCGGATAAAAAACCTTTAATTTCTTCCAAACCTTCCAGTTTTCGAACCGGAACATCATTTCTTTCATAAATCCCCTTTGCATTAAAATCAGAAAGTAAAATTTCCACAATAACCGATTTCCATTTATCCATTCCTGCACTGAGGGTTTGAATAACATAATTATCATTGAATTTATCTATAACTAATGCGGGTAAAAAATCTCCTTCTCCAAAACATAAACGATAATTTTCTGTGTAATTTAATTTCTCCCGATACGTTTTGCATTCCAATAATTTTTTTCTGAAAAAATCTATATCTATATTTTCTGATTTATTTCTTGAAAGAATTCTTACAGTGATCTGCGAAAGTTCATTGATATATCCCTTGCCAATAAATTCGTTGCGAAAATTATAGACTTCCACGATATCACCGGTTTTAGGTTCGCCCACTATGGTATCAATTTCGTTGCCATACACCCATGGGTGGCCATCTTCCACCCGTCTTCCTTTACCTCTTTGTAATATTACCTGCACAATTATTTAATTTTGGGTGAAAATTACGTATAATAATTGAGGGCAATTCTTCGCAATATCGCAAACTGGGTCTTTTATGGCAATATCATGATCGCCGTATGTGCCATGTGTTTTACATTGCAAGCATATTATTTACTGCGTATTGAACCCATATTTGATATCCTTATTTTAATGAGTGGAGTGTCCACTTTGTTTACTTATTTATTGATTAGGATAGCTGCGGTTTCTCGTATTAAAAATTATCAGCCCGAACCGAGATGGGATTTTTTTCTTCGTCAGATGTTTTGGATGCGTTTGCTTACTATACTTTCTGCAACCGCAACTATAATTCTCTATTTTCTATTGCCCCGTTCCGTGCAGATAATTTTATTGATCCCTGGGTTAATTTCTTTATTATACGGCATTACCATTAAATTTAATGGCAAACAAATTAAATTGCGCGATCTTGGATTTGTAAAAATATTTCTTATCGCAATGGTATGGGCATTTGCAGGGTCTTATTTGCCGGCTATTAATGCAGGAGAAAATGTTTATTCTTTATCTGTTTTGATGTTATTTCTAGCTAATTTCTTTTATATTTTTGCCATTACACTTCCCTTCGATATAAAGGATATGACCATTGATGCAATGAATAATGTTAGAACACTTCCCACAAAATTAGGCGTGCGATCAACAATTTATCTTTGTTATATTTTGTTACTTATCAGCGGTATCTTTCATTGGTATTTACAGGAGGTGATCTTAAAAACAACAAATGGAAATACAATGGCAATAGCGCTTTCACTTATTGCTACAGGTGTTGCAATTAAGTTTACTCAACGGAAAAATAATGATACTGCTTATTTCGGATTATTGGATGGAATGATAATATTGCAATTTTTATTAGTCTTGCTTTTTAGTTTTTAATCGCAATTGCAATCACTATCGGCAACAATAAATTTACTGATTATATTGCCATCTTCCCCACTTTCAACATTAAACTGGACAGTCTTATCTGACGAAGTTTTACCTTCTATTGTGTAATTTGTTACATGACAATTTCCCGGCTCACATTTTCCGTAATTCACATTTTTAATATCGAGTAAAGGGATAATTTCTGCACTGCTGATATCATTACACAACATTAAACATTCCGTTTTTTTGTCGAATATAATTTCCTGTTGTTGAAGATCGGTCAATAATTTCGCATCGAGGGCTTTTACATCGGCAGCGGGTTCATTTTCAACGGGTTCTTTAATTATAAATGCTGCACATACTATTAGGATTGTTGTGGTGATTACTACTAAACCTTGTTTTTTATA
The genomic region above belongs to Bacteroidota bacterium and contains:
- a CDS encoding class I SAM-dependent rRNA methyltransferase — protein: MVQVILQRGKGRRVEDGHPWVYGNEIDTIVGEPKTGDIVEVYNFRNEFIGKGYINELSQITVRILSRNKSENIDIDFFRKKLLECKTYREKLNYTENYRLCFGEGDFLPALVIDKFNDNYVIQTLSAGMDKWKSVIVEILLSDFNAKGIYERNDVPVRKLEGLEEIKGFLSAEFDTNIVIEENGVKMHVDLANGQKTGFFLDQKENRLAIKNIVKNATILDCFTYTGSFALFASHFGAKHVTALDISADAIEQTKRNAILNNYDNIECICENAFDILPLWAKENRLFDVVILDPPAFTKNRKGIENAIKGYKEINLRGMKMLKPGGFLVTFSCSHFMDVNLFYDVVSSAAKDAKKTIREVQFLTQSKDHPIVWGVEETNYLKGLILQVG
- a CDS encoding UbiA family prenyltransferase, encoding MRAILRNIANWVFYGNIMIAVCAMCFTLQAYYLLRIEPIFDILILMSGVSTLFTYLLIRIAAVSRIKNYQPEPRWDFFLRQMFWMRLLTILSATATIILYFLLPRSVQIILLIPGLISLLYGITIKFNGKQIKLRDLGFVKIFLIAMVWAFAGSYLPAINAGENVYSLSVLMLFLANFFYIFAITLPFDIKDMTIDAMNNVRTLPTKLGVRSTIYLCYILLLISGIFHWYLQEVILKTTNGNTMAIALSLIATGVAIKFTQRKNNDTAYFGLLDGMIILQFLLVLLFSF